The proteins below are encoded in one region of Schistocerca nitens isolate TAMUIC-IGC-003100 unplaced genomic scaffold, iqSchNite1.1 HiC_scaffold_488, whole genome shotgun sequence:
- the LOC126232409 gene encoding uncharacterized protein LOC126232409, with the protein MHVRQHRYPYTRPPIAHSRSVFNIINGAPAARRGRSHDAAATFAPTHSRTAKQLADPPTQHSRQTKTTAAAATKQNKHLAPSVRQKTNGQAHRPLLTTTTQRHAAPFPPLSIHSARDPVVDDDTRRARFPQPTPFRHYARLHPTPVATALLHALSPPPPPPPPPPPPLSPFPYTTTQPKTHSRPKHNNMARASAHTPNQSPSTQPHARHGKTGVLPRCHQSSTNNHTGGTTNNCRPAGNHQTHIPARHHTPLGSRFAKT; encoded by the coding sequence atgcacgtacgacaacaccgctacccgtacacaaggcctcccattgcacacagccgctctgtgttcaacatcatcaatggcgcgcccgcggctcgtcgcggtcgcagccatgacgccgccgccacttttgcaccaacacattcacgcaccgcaaaacagctcgccgacccaccgacacagcacagccgacaaacaaaaacaaccgcggcggcggcaacaaaacaaaacaaacacctcgcaccaagcgtccgacagaaaacaaacggacaggcacacaggcctctgctaacgaccacgacacagcggcacgctgcccctttcccgccactctcgattcacagcgcacgcgaccccgtcgtcgacgacgacacgcgacgggctcgcttcccgcaacctacacctttccgccactacgcacggctccacccgacgcccgtcgcaacggcactactgcacgcactatcacccccgccgccgccgccgccgccgccgcctcctcctctctcccccttcccgtacacaacaacacagccaaaaacacactcacgacccaaacataacaacatggcacgtgcatcggcgcacacccccaaccagtcaccgtcgacacaaccacacgcaaggcacggaaaaaccggcgtccttccacgttgccatcaaagcagcacaaacaaccacacaggaggaaccaccaacaactgccggccggccggcaaccaccaaacgcacattcccgctcgccaccacacacctctcggcagccgtttcgcaaagacatga